The Canis lupus familiaris isolate Mischka breed German Shepherd chromosome 27, alternate assembly UU_Cfam_GSD_1.0, whole genome shotgun sequence genome window below encodes:
- the OR9K2 gene encoding olfactory receptor family 9 subfamily K member 2, producing MGDRGTSNGSEVTDFILVGFRVRPELYILLFLLFLLVYAMILLGNVGMVAVILTDPRLNTPMYFFLGNLSFIDLFYSSVIAPKAMINFWSESKSISFAGCATQLFLFALFIVAEGFLLAAMAYDRFIAICNPLLYSVQMSTRLCIQLVAGSYFCGCISSVLQTSLTFTLSFCASRAIDHFYCDTRPLQRISCSDLFINRIISFSLSAIIILPTIIVILISYLYIVSTVLKIRSTEGRKKVFSTCSSHLGVVSVLYGAVFFMYLTPDRFPELSKVASLCYTLVTPMLNPLIYSLRNKDVKEALKKLLEKKNTIV from the coding sequence ATGGGTGACAGGGGAACAAGCAATGGCTCAGAAGTGACTGACTTCATTCTTGTAGGCTTCAGGGTCCGCCCCGAGCTCTAcattctcctcttcctgctcttcctgcttgtgtaTGCCATGATCCTGCTGGGGAATGTTGGAATGGTGGCCGTTATCCTGACTGATCCCAGGCTGAACACACCGATGTATTTCTTTCTGGGCAACCTCTCCTTCATTGACCTCTTCTACTCCTCTGTAATTGCCCCCAAGGCTATGATCAACTTCTGGTCTGAGAGCAAGTCCATCTCCTTTGCAGGCTGTGCGACCCAGCTCTTTCTCTTTGCCCTCTTCATTGTGGCTGAGGGGTTTCTCCTGGCTGCCATGGCTTATGACCGCTTCATTGCCATCTGCAACCCACTCCTCTACTCCGTCCAGATGTCAACGCGTCTCTGCATTCAGTTGGTGGCTGGTTCCTATTTTTGTGGCTGCATCAGCTCGGTTCTTCAGACAAGCTTGACatttactttgtctttttgtgCTTCCCGGGCCATTGACCACTTTTACTGTGACACTCGTCCACTTCAGAGGATATCTTGTTCTGATCTGTTCATCAACAGGataatttctttctccttatctGCCATCATTATTTTGCCTACTATCATAGTTATTCTTATTTCTTACTTGTATATTGTGTCCACAGTTCTAAAGATAAGATCCACTGAGGGACGTAAGAAAGTTTTCTCCACTTGCAGCTCTCACCTAGGAGTCGTGAGTGTCCTGTATGGTGCTGTCTTTTTTATGTATCTCACTCCTGACAGATTTCCTGAGCTGAGTAAAGTGGCTTCTTTATGTTATACGTTAGTCACTCCCATGTTGAATCCTTTGATTTACTCCCTGAGAAACAAAGATGTTAAAGAAGCTCTAAAAAAACTtcttgagaagaaaaatacaattgtttga
- the OR9K2D gene encoding olfactory receptor family 9 subfamily K member 2D, translating into MGDRGTSNRSEVTDFILVGFRVRPELYILLFLLFLLVYAMILLGNVGMVAVILTDPRLNTPMYFFLGNLSFIDLFYSSVIAPKAMINFWSESKSISFAGCVTQLFLFALFIVAEGFLLAAMAYDRFIAICNPLLYSVQMSTRLCIQLVAGSYFCGCFSSILLTSVTFTLSFCASRAIDHFYCDYRPLQRISCSDLYFHKIVSFFLCSIIILPTIIVILVSYMYIVSTVLKIRSTEGRKKAFSTCSSHLGVVSVLYGAIIFMYFIPDRFPELSKVASLCYTLVTPMLNPLIYSLRNKDVKEALRKILGKKIFLFNSILTVI; encoded by the coding sequence ATGGGTGACAGGGGAACCAGCAATCGCTCAGAAGTGACTGACTTCATTCTTGTAGGTTTCAGGGTCCGCCCCGAGCTCTAcattctcctcttcctgctcttcctccttgTGTATGCCATGATCCTGCTGGGGAATGTTGGGATGGTGGCCGTTATCCTGACTGATCCCAGGCTGAACACACCGATGTATTTCTTCCTGGGCAACCTCTCCTTCATTGACCTCTTCTACTCCTCCGTAATTGCCCCCAAGGCTATGATCAACTTCTGGTCTGAGAGCAAGTCCATCTCCTTTGCAGGCTGTGTGACCCAGCTCTTTCTCTTTGCCCTCTTCATTGTGGCTGAGGGGTTTCTCCTGGCTGCCATGGCTTATGACCGCTTCATTGCCATCTGCAACCCACTCCTCTACTCCGTCCAGATGTCAACACGCCTCTGCATCCAGTTGGTGGCTGGTTCCTATTTTTGTGGCTGCTTCAGTTCTATTCTTTTGACCAGTGTGACATTTACTTTGTCCTTTTGTGCTTCCCGAGCCATCGACCACTTTTACTGTGATTACCGTCCACTTCAAAGGATTTCTTGCTCTGATCTCTACTTTCATaagatagtttcttttttcttatgcagCATTATTATTTTGCCCACCATCATTGTCATTCTCGTGTCCTATATGTATATTGTGTCCACAGTTCTAAAGATAAGATCCACTGAGGGACGTAAGAAAGCCTTCTCCACTTGCAGCTCTCACCTAGGAGTCGTGAGCGTCCTGTACGGTGccatcatttttatgtatttcatcccTGACAGATTCCCTGAGCTGAGTAAAGTGGCTTCTTTATGTTATACGTTAGTCACTCCCATGTTGAATCCTTTGATTTACTCCCTGAGAAACAAAGATGTCAAAGAGGCTCTGAGAAAGATCCTggggaaaaagatatttttatttaattccatctTAACAGTGATATAA
- the OR9R5 gene encoding olfactory receptor family 9 subfamily R member 5, translated as MKSKLSRNSSGVTEFILLGFRTAPDIQILLFLFFLLVYVVTVVGNVSMIIVIRMDSRLHTPMYFFLRHLSYVDLCYSTVIAPKTLANFLSHEKKISYNGCAAQFFFFALFVTTESILLAVMAFDRFSAICSPLLYPVHMSQKVCAQLVTGSYICGGLNSMVHTGFTFSLRFCGENHLDHFFCDVSALIKISCVDTSVNEMVLFILSALIIVTTTTVILVSYAYILSTVLKIPSTHGRGKTFSTCGSHMATVTLFYGTVFFMYAQPGAISSPGQNKVVAVLYTLIIPMLNPLIYSLRNRDVKDAVRRVLHRK; from the coding sequence ATGAAGAGCAAGCTGAGCAGGAATTCCTCAGGAGTGACTGAGTTCATTCTGCTGGGCTTCAGAACAGCTCCAGACATACAGATCCTCTTATTCCTATTCTTCTTGCTGGTCTACGTGGTCACTGTGGTGGGAAATGTCAGCATGATAATTGTCATCAGGATGGACTCGAGGCTTCACACGCCTATGTATTTCTTCCTTAGACACTTGTCCTATGTAGATCTCTGCTACTCCACAGTCATTGCTCCCAAAACTTTAGCCAACTTCCTGTCTCATGAAAAGAAGATTTCCTACAATGGCTGTGCAgcccaatttttcttctttgctctgtTTGTCACAACTGAAAGCATTCTTTTGGCTGTCATGGCCTTCGATCGATTCTCAGCCATTTGCTCCCCTCTCCTTTACCCTGTGCACATGTCCCAGAAAGTGTGCGCTCAGCTGGTGACTGGCTCCTACATCTGTGGAGGCCTTAACTCCATGGTCCACACAGGATTCACCTTCAGCTTGCGTTTCTGTGGAGAAAACCACCTGGATCACTTCTTCTGTGACGTCTCAGCCCTGATCAAGATCTCATGTGTAGACACGTCTGTGAACGAGATGGTGCTGTTCATCCTCTCCGCCCTCATCATTGTCACCACCACGACTGTCATCCTGGTTTCCTATGCTTACATACTCTCCACTGTCCTGAAGATCCCCTCCACCCACGGCAGGGGTAAGACCTTCTCCACCTGTGGCTCCCACATGGCCACGGTGACTTTGTTCTATGGGACCGTGTTCTTCATGTACGCCCAGCCCGGGGCCATCTCCTCCCCAGGGCAAAACAAGGTCGTGGCTGTGCTCTACACACTCATCATCCCAATGCTAAACCCTCTGATATACAGTCTGAGAAACAGAGACGTGAAAGATGCTGTGAGAAGAGTGCTGCACAGGAAGTGA